The following is a genomic window from Lysinibacillus sp. JNUCC-52.
CTCTATTTGACGAATATGCAAAGTATGGTGGTAAGACAATTGACTTCGGTGGATGGGAATTACCAGTACAATTCTCTTCTATTAAAGAAGAACATGATGCAGTGCGTAATCGTGCAGGCTTATTTGATGTGTCACACATGGGTGAAATTTTAGTAACTGGTCCTGAGGCTTTAGATTTTTTACAAAATCTGTTGTCAAATGACATTTCGAAAATTGCTACAGGTCAAGCGCAATACAATGCGATGTGCTATGAAGATGGTGGCGTTGTCGATGATTTATTAACTTATAAACTAGCAGACAATCATTATTTACTATGTGTCAATGCGGCAAATATAGAAAAAGATTATGACTGGATGATGGAAAACCAACATCAATATGATGTGACAATTGATAATCAATCTAATTCATATGCTCAAATCGCTCTGCAAGGGCCATTAGCTGAAGAGCTCCTTCAATCATTAACAGCAACGGATTTAAGTGCAATTAAATACTTCCGCTTCCAAGATGATGTAGAAATTGCAGGACATAAAGCATTAGTTTCTCGCAGTGGTTATACAGGAGAAGATGGCTTTGAACTTTATGGTGCGCCAGCAGACATTAAAGCATTGTGGGATATCATTCTAGAGGCTGGAAAAGACAAAGGCGTTGTGCCAGCAGGCTTAGGCTGCCGTGATACTCTACGCTTTGAAGCAGGACTGCCACTTTATGGGCAAGAACTATCTGCTACCATTTCACCACTTGAAGCGGGCATTGGCTTTGCTGTGAAATTAAATAAAGAAGACTTTATTGGTCATGATGCGTTAGTTGAGCAAAAAGAAAATGGATTAGCGCGTAAAATTGTAGGTATTGAAATGATCGATAAAGGGATTCCACGTCATGGATACAAAGTGTTCAAAGATGGTAAAGAAATCGGTGAAGTGACAACAGGTACTCAGCTTCCTTCTTCTAAACGTAATGTTGGTAACGCATTAATTGACAGTCAATTCGCAACAATCGGAACTGAATTGGAAATTGAAATTCGTGGTAAGCACTTAAAAGTAGTGACAGTTGAAACACCGTTTTATAAGCGTTCAAAATAAAATTTGAAAAGAGGGACCTACATTTATGAAACATCGTTATTTACCAATGACGGAGCAAGACAAACAAGAAATGTTAGACGTAGTTGGTGTATCATCAGTCGATGAGTTATTCGAGGATATTCCAGAAAAAGTACGTTTCAAAGGCCTTTATGATATTAAAGAAGCAAAATCAGAATCTGCACTTTTAAAAGAATTAGCAGCCCTTGCTGCAAAAAATAATGATACGAATGCGAACGTATCATTCTTAGGCGCAGGTGTCTACAATCACTATAAACCGATTATTGTAGACCATGTCATTTCTCGTTCAGAGTTTTATACTGCGTACACACCTTACCAACCTGAAATCTCACAAGGGGAATTACAAGCGATTTTTGAATTCCAAACAATGATTGCTGAGCTTACAGGAATGGATCTTGCAAACTCATCTATGTATGATGGCGGAACGGCACTAGCGGAAGCAGGTATGTTAGCTGCAGGACATACACGTCGTAAGAAAATTTTAGTATCTGAAACGGTTCACCCTGAATATCGTGATGTCGTTGCTACATATGCATACGGTCAATCAATTGACATCGTAACAATCCCTCATAAAGATGGTGTGACAGATGTTGAAGCTTTAAAAGAGCTGATTGATGATAATACAGCGGCTGTTATTGCACAATATCCAAACTTCTTTGGTCAAGTAGAGGATTTACAAGTAATCGGTGATATTGCACATGATGCAAAAAGTTTATTTGTTGTATCATCTAACCCACTTGCACTTGGTATTTTAACACCTCCAGGTAAGCTTGGTGCTGATATTTGTGTTGGTGATGCACAAGTATTTGGTATTGCTGAAAGCTT
Proteins encoded in this region:
- the gcvPA gene encoding aminomethyl-transferring glycine dehydrogenase subunit GcvPA; the encoded protein is MKHRYLPMTEQDKQEMLDVVGVSSVDELFEDIPEKVRFKGLYDIKEAKSESALLKELAALAAKNNDTNANVSFLGAGVYNHYKPIIVDHVISRSEFYTAYTPYQPEISQGELQAIFEFQTMIAELTGMDLANSSMYDGGTALAEAGMLAAGHTRRKKILVSETVHPEYRDVVATYAYGQSIDIVTIPHKDGVTDVEALKELIDDNTAAVIAQYPNFFGQVEDLQVIGDIAHDAKSLFVVSSNPLALGILTPPGKLGADICVGDAQVFGIAESFGGPHCGYFAVTTKLMRKVPGRLVGETVDGEGRRGYVLTLQAREQHIRRDKATSNICSNQALLALAASVAMTALGKQGVREMATQNIAKTRYAKNAFEAAGFTVAFQGAHFNEIVVKTNKCVKEINKGLIKKGIIGGYPLGQTYDSLKQHVLIAVTELRTKEEIDALVAEMGALNA
- the gcvT gene encoding glycine cleavage system aminomethyltransferase GcvT, with translation MTNELKRTPLFDEYAKYGGKTIDFGGWELPVQFSSIKEEHDAVRNRAGLFDVSHMGEILVTGPEALDFLQNLLSNDISKIATGQAQYNAMCYEDGGVVDDLLTYKLADNHYLLCVNAANIEKDYDWMMENQHQYDVTIDNQSNSYAQIALQGPLAEELLQSLTATDLSAIKYFRFQDDVEIAGHKALVSRSGYTGEDGFELYGAPADIKALWDIILEAGKDKGVVPAGLGCRDTLRFEAGLPLYGQELSATISPLEAGIGFAVKLNKEDFIGHDALVEQKENGLARKIVGIEMIDKGIPRHGYKVFKDGKEIGEVTTGTQLPSSKRNVGNALIDSQFATIGTELEIEIRGKHLKVVTVETPFYKRSK